From Streptomyces durmitorensis, a single genomic window includes:
- a CDS encoding sensor histidine kinase yields MRRRRQPRSLRTRLVVSAVALIAVVCAVIGTVTTIALRSHLYDQLDGTLGTVAMRASGPLPKPGADDHGAPSLDQGDPLRFVSKGPQEIGTVGAVVEDDGSVGQALVSRDPDSGSFEPRTDQLDAAQSDALGSVPRDGQEHNVEIPGLGDYRVKYATGPNGDFLVGIPTTKVQNTLETLIIVEVSVTAAGLVAASLAGAAMVGVALRPLRRVATTATRVSELPLHSGEVTLYERVPDTEPNTEVGQVGAALNRMLDHVHSALHARQESETRVRQFVADASHELRTPLASIRGYAELTRRGRESTGPDTRHALGRIESEAQRMTGLVEDLLLLARLDEGRGGGDTGGPGARLPLSYQSTDLSPLVVDTVSDARAAGPEHVWSLELPDEPALVLADAARLQQVVVNLLANARTHTPPGTKVTARVRRAGPGVCLEVEDDGPGIAPALLPHVFERFARGDASRSRNAGSTGLGLALVQAIVAAHGGGVTVESVPGRTVFTVTLPTESVQVSGPGRDSQAGHRLTTQA; encoded by the coding sequence ATGAGACGGCGGCGGCAGCCGCGGTCGCTGCGGACGCGGCTCGTCGTCTCGGCGGTGGCGCTGATCGCCGTCGTCTGCGCGGTGATCGGCACGGTGACGACCATCGCGCTGCGCTCCCACCTGTACGACCAGCTGGACGGCACGCTCGGCACGGTCGCGATGCGCGCGTCGGGTCCGCTGCCGAAGCCGGGGGCCGACGACCACGGTGCGCCTTCCCTGGACCAGGGCGATCCGCTGCGGTTCGTCTCCAAGGGGCCCCAGGAGATCGGCACCGTCGGGGCCGTCGTCGAGGACGACGGCTCGGTCGGCCAGGCCCTGGTCAGCAGGGATCCGGACAGCGGCAGCTTCGAGCCGCGGACCGACCAGCTCGACGCGGCGCAGTCCGACGCGCTCGGCTCCGTGCCGCGGGACGGGCAGGAGCACAACGTCGAGATCCCGGGCCTCGGCGACTACCGCGTGAAGTACGCGACAGGACCCAACGGCGACTTCCTCGTCGGCATCCCCACCACCAAGGTGCAGAACACCCTCGAAACGCTGATCATCGTCGAGGTCAGCGTCACCGCCGCGGGCCTGGTCGCCGCCTCGCTCGCCGGTGCGGCCATGGTCGGCGTCGCCCTTCGCCCGCTGCGCCGGGTCGCGACGACCGCGACCCGGGTCTCCGAACTCCCGCTGCACAGCGGCGAGGTGACGCTGTACGAACGCGTCCCCGACACGGAGCCGAACACGGAGGTCGGGCAGGTGGGCGCCGCGCTCAACCGCATGCTCGACCATGTGCACTCCGCGCTGCACGCGCGCCAGGAGAGCGAGACGCGGGTACGCCAGTTCGTCGCGGACGCCAGCCACGAGCTGCGTACGCCGCTTGCCTCGATCCGCGGATACGCCGAACTGACGCGCCGGGGGCGGGAGTCGACGGGACCCGACACGCGGCACGCGCTCGGCCGGATCGAGTCCGAGGCACAGCGGATGACGGGGCTTGTGGAGGACCTGCTGCTGCTCGCCCGGCTCGACGAGGGGCGCGGTGGTGGCGACACCGGCGGACCAGGTGCCCGACTGCCGCTCTCGTACCAGAGCACTGATCTCTCACCGCTGGTCGTGGACACCGTGAGCGACGCGCGCGCCGCGGGTCCCGAGCACGTCTGGTCCCTTGAACTGCCGGACGAGCCCGCGCTCGTCCTCGCGGACGCGGCCCGCCTCCAGCAGGTCGTCGTCAACCTCCTCGCCAACGCGCGTACGCACACGCCCCCTGGCACGAAGGTCACCGCACGCGTGCGCCGTGCCGGACCCGGCGTCTGCCTGGAGGTCGAGGACGACGGCCCCGGCATCGCCCCCGCCCTCCTCCCCCACGTCTTCGAACGCTTCGCCCGCGGCGACGCCTCGCGCTCCCGCAACGCCGGATCCACGGGGCTCGGCCTCGCCCTCGTGCAGGCCATCGTCGCGGCGCACGGCGGTGGTGTGACGGTGGAGAGCGTGCCGGGGCGGACGGTGTTCACGGTGACGCTTCCTACGGAATCCGTGCAGGTCAGCGGCCCCGGGCGGGACTCACAGGCGGGCCACAGGCTCACCACACAGGCCTGA
- a CDS encoding bifunctional glycosyltransferase family 2/GtrA family protein, with protein sequence MQTDSSPGGACSVPLPARAHLPAGWRDVPVLDIVIPVYNEEKDLGPCVLRLHDHLVRTFPYPFRITIADNASTDRTPEVAARLAESSEEVRYTRLEQKGRGRALRAVWSASDAPVLAYMDVDLSTDLNALLPLVAPLISGHSDLAIGSRLARSSRVVRGPKREFISRSYNLILRGSLHARFSDAQCGFKAIRGDVAGVLLPLVEDTGWFFDTEMLVLAERAGLRIHEVPVDWVDDPDSTVHLVRTATDDLKGVWRVGRALAVGALPLDRLARPFGDDPRDRQLTGVPGGLARQLVGFCVVGALSTLFYLLLYSGFRTFSGSQVANALALLVSAVANTAANRRLTFGVRGRDRAMRHQAQGLVVFGIGLALTSGSLAALGAASGDPSHSTELAVLIAANLAATVLRFLLLRAWVFPDPDRGPDTAPPDAPSSYEPTYAHDPRNAR encoded by the coding sequence ATGCAAACCGACTCTTCCCCGGGCGGCGCTTGCTCGGTCCCTCTGCCGGCGCGGGCCCACCTTCCCGCCGGATGGCGCGATGTGCCCGTCCTGGACATCGTGATCCCCGTCTACAACGAGGAGAAGGATCTGGGGCCGTGCGTGCTGCGCCTGCACGACCATCTCGTACGCACCTTCCCCTACCCCTTCCGGATCACCATCGCGGACAACGCGTCCACGGACCGCACCCCCGAGGTGGCGGCGCGGCTCGCGGAATCGAGCGAGGAGGTCCGCTACACGCGCCTCGAACAGAAGGGGCGCGGGCGTGCCCTGCGCGCCGTGTGGTCCGCATCGGACGCCCCCGTCCTCGCCTACATGGACGTGGACCTGTCCACCGACCTCAACGCGCTGCTCCCGCTGGTGGCCCCGCTGATCTCCGGGCACTCGGACCTGGCGATCGGCTCCCGGCTCGCGCGCAGCTCGCGCGTGGTGCGCGGCCCCAAGCGGGAGTTCATCTCGCGCAGCTACAACCTCATCCTGCGCGGCTCCCTGCACGCGCGCTTCTCCGACGCCCAGTGCGGTTTCAAGGCGATCAGGGGTGACGTGGCGGGGGTGCTGCTTCCGCTGGTCGAGGACACCGGGTGGTTCTTCGACACGGAGATGCTGGTACTCGCCGAGCGCGCGGGCCTGCGCATCCACGAAGTGCCGGTCGACTGGGTCGACGACCCGGACTCCACGGTCCACCTGGTCAGGACGGCCACGGACGACCTCAAGGGGGTGTGGCGGGTCGGGCGCGCCCTCGCGGTCGGCGCGCTCCCGCTCGACCGCCTCGCGCGCCCCTTCGGGGACGACCCGCGCGACCGGCAGCTGACCGGCGTGCCGGGCGGCCTCGCCCGCCAGCTGGTCGGCTTCTGCGTGGTCGGCGCGCTCTCCACGCTCTTCTATCTGCTCCTGTACTCCGGCTTCCGTACGTTCTCGGGGTCGCAGGTGGCCAACGCGCTGGCCCTCCTGGTGTCCGCGGTCGCCAACACCGCGGCCAACCGCCGGCTGACCTTCGGGGTGCGTGGCCGTGACCGCGCGATGCGCCACCAGGCGCAGGGCCTGGTCGTCTTCGGCATCGGGCTCGCCCTGACCAGCGGCTCACTCGCCGCCCTGGGCGCGGCGTCGGGCGACCCGTCCCACTCCACGGAACTCGCCGTCCTGATAGCGGCCAACCTCGCGGCGACGGTGCTGCGGTTCCTGCTGCTGCGGGCCTGGGTGTTCCCGGACCCGGACCGCGGCCCCGACACCGCGCCGCCGGACGCCCCGTCCTCGTACGAACCCACCTACGCACACGACCCGAGGAACGCACGATGA